The DNA sequence GAGACATCGGAATTCGTGCGAACGGATTGGCGGGTCAATGCACTTGCAGTTAAACACCTGCCCGGGCTATTTGAACGAACAATCAAAGCGAAGTATTCAACAACCGGATTTATTTGTGATTCAGCGATTCACTGTAAGGCAGTTCTTCGATGTTCCCCAGGCCGAAGACCTGCAGGAAGCGGCTGGTTGTGATGTATTTGACTTCGGCTTTCTTGTCTTCGTTGCGCTCAATGGAGATCAGTTCGCGACGGATCAACTGACGCAGGATGCCGGCCGCCTTGTCTTTGCCGGCGGCGATGATCTCGTCCTTGGTGATCGGCTGGCGATAAGCGACCAGCGCGAGGACTTCCAGCGCGTCCTGGGTCAGTTTGACCTCCTTAGGGCCGAAACCATACACGCGGTTGCGGATGCGTTCGAAGTCGTGACGGAGAATCAGGCGATAGCCCCCCTCCTCCATGCGGATTTCGTACGGGCGGGCCTCGTCGTTGTACTGGCGGTTCAGATCGTCGAGCAGATCGTCGACGTAAGATGTCGAGTACTCGTCGTTCAGCAGTGAGCAGAGTTTCTTCGTGGTCAGTGGTTTGCCGCCGACAAACAGCGCGGCTTCGATGATAGCACGCGGGGGAATCCGGGTTTCCCGTTTGGTGGCTGTCTGAGAACTGGTTTTGACGGCAGCCGCTGCAGCAGGCTCGTCTGTCTCAGGTTCCTCGGGGAGTTCCAGGTCCCGTTCGACGGCTTCCAGCGCTTCGAGCGTCCGTTCGTAGTCGGCGTCGATTTCTTCATCGACCTGACCTGATGACGAAAAGGCGGCCAGAAAGTCATCTTCGCTGGAAAGTCGATCGTCGTCGGCTGGGGTTTCTTCTTCCTGGGACATTCCCTCAATCCTTTCAGGGAACCGGAGAAATCAGTCAGTTACTGATTTAAGGTCAAGACAAACGCATCCCACTCGGACTCTTCCTGTAGCGGACCGATGTGGGCAGTGGCGTTATTGTGCATGTTTATGCGAAGTTGATCAACCTTTTTCTGGCAGCCGGGACAATGGGCCAGATGTTCCTTCATTTTACTGGTTGTTTCGGCGTCGAGCTTGTGAGCGACGAACGCTTCCGCATGGTTCAGCGCTTCATCACAGTACAGTCCACCCGGGCACTTCTTACCGACCTTCTTCGCGACCTGTTCGGTTGGCGGTTCTGCAGAGCCTGAGAACGAGTTCAGACCAAAAAAGCCGACCAGCCCGACGGCCAGACAGGCGGTGAGAATCTCGGCCCCGGTGATCATGTGGCTGACTTTACGTCGCTTCTTCATCACGGTGACAAATTGTTCCAGGTCGCCCGGCGCACAGGCCTTCCATTCAGATTCTGATTCGGTTTCGGATGTAAGTTGTGTATTCATTTTTTAAACCTCCTACTGTCAAAGTAGGATTTGTACCAGTTCTCGAGCGGGGTGATACCCTGTGTTCATTATCGTAGTCTGCTCTGGTGTGATCTGTGAGATAGCTTACACTTCCTGCACATTTCTGATGAGCACATCTGGGGATGGACAATCTAAGTTCAGGCTTCCGCTCCTCTTAAGACAAATTCTCCCGACTGATCCGGTTTGGACTGAAAGGCGGGGGTGAGTTTGAAATCAATCGAATGAGCCAGATAGCGGGCCTTTCTGAGGATGATATGTCGTTTCTGGATATCGATACTGCGTTCGTCCTGCAGTTCGCCCAGCAGGACAGTCACGGTTTCACGTGTGCTGCCGATAATACTCGCCAGTTCCTGGTGCGAGAGTTTGATATTGATCAGGACGCCTTCGGGGGTAAACCGGCCGTATTTTTCCGCCAGTTCCAGCAGCAGGTGCGTCAGCCGGTCGCGGTTGGAACGAAACAGCAGGGATTTGAGCCGCTGTTCCACCCGTTGTCGTCGGAGTCCCATCAGCTTGGTCACGCCCAGTGAGACTTCGGGATGCTGGTGCATCAGATCCTGAATCACGACTCCGGGAATGCGGAGAATGGTCGATTTCAGCATGGCTTCGGCATACTCTTCACGTTCGCCGCCGCCGAGGATCGCCAGTTCCCCAAACAGCTCACCCGGCTCGATCAGTGCCAGCAGAGCCTGTTTGCCTTCCCCCGTGATGTGGTAGAGCTTGATTCTGCCGTTGAGCAGCAGGTAGACCGAGTCGCTGGTTTCGGTCGGGAGATAAACCATGTTTCCCCGCGCGAACTGCTTGACGGACGCATTCCGTTCGACCTGGGCGATTTGATCTTCGCTCAGTCGTTCGAAGAGGTCACAGTTCTTGAGAAACCAGAAGTTTTTGTCCATGGACCTAAATCTCATCCCTGCGTTTTGACGCAGGTACCGGTAGCAGTAGTCAACGGTCAGTCAAACAGGCCCACTCACTCGGGTTATCGGGCAAACTATAATATATCGGGTTTAAGGCAGATTTGAGAACCCCCGTTTTTGCGAATCGGCTGTTTTTTCCATTTTGTCGGCTGATGACAGCTGGGAAGTGAGAGCCGCTGATCAGCCAGAAACTACTGTTTTTGCAGGAGTTCCGTGATGATCTGTCGCGGTGCACCGATCCCCAGCACATGTACGGTGCCCGTATATTGCTGCGACTTCGGTTCTGCGAAACCTTGCTTTTCAGCCACCATGGTCGCTGTTTGCGATGCGACAATGCATTCTCCCAAAGTCTGTCCCGTGTCACAGTCGAGGCCCGAGGGGAGATCGATGGCCAGGATGTTGGCGGGGGCATCGTTCATCATCCGGATCGCAGTGGCAAAAGGTTCGCGAACCTCTCCCTGCACGCCGGTCCCCAACAGGGCGTCGACGATCCACTCGGCTGAATCGAGGAACGCACGAAATCGTTCCGGATCCTGCAGATCGGGGTCGGCTTGAATCGAGAGACCCATCCGCGAAGCGACCTGGTAATTCGTGGCGGCATCACCGGTGAGCTGTTCGGGATCGGTGAGCAGATAGAGTTCGACGGGGATACCGGCGTTTTCCAGGTGACGGGCGATGACGAAGCCATCCCCGCCGTTATTCCCCTTACCCGCACAGATTTTGATGGGACCCTGGGCTTTGAGCGAGACGAGTAACTCGAACACGCCGCGGCCGGCATTCTCCATCAGGGCAATTCCGGGGAGCCCGAATTCTTCAATCGTACGCTGGTCGACGCTGCGAACTTCTTCCCGGCTGAGTCGTTCGATCGGTGACATTTTGCTCCTCATTTGGTCAAAAAACCGCTTTGACTTCAATTTGAAACGGCGAAAAATCGATCAAAGCGGGGGTATAAACAGTGGTTACGGGGTTTTCACCAGACACAAATTCAATTACGATTCCCCCTGACGCGGGCAGCACTTCTTCCCGGCCTCTTTTCAAATGGAAAATCTAAGTCTCCAACAGGATACTTCTGGAGAGTCAGCTGTGATAGACGAATATTCTGATCGATGGGCTCTGATTACGGGTGCTTCATCCGGAATCGGCCTTGAATTTGCGCACCGGCTGGCCGCACGGGGAATGCATCTGGTGCTGACGGCACGTCGTCAGGAGCAGTTGGAAGAGCTGGCAGCCGACCTGCTGACCCGGCATGGAACCAAAACAGAAGTCGTCGTGCTGGACCTTTCCGAACCGGAGGCACCCCGGAAACTCTATGATGAGATCAACGCACGTGGTGTGCAGATCGAACTGCTGATCAACAACGCCGGTTTCAGCGTGGTTTCGGATATTGCCTCGACCGACCGGGAACGGGTAATGCAGATGGTGCAGCTGAATATGGGCGCATTGACCGATCTGACTTACCTCTATCTGCCCGAAATGATGGAACGGGGACACGGCGGAATCATCAATATCGCTTCGGTCGCCGCGTTTCAGCCGGTGGCCTACATGTCCGCCTATGCTGCCAGCAAAAGTTACGTACTGCACTTCACCGAGGGACTCTGGGCGGAAGCCCGCGACAAAGGGGTGACAGTGACTGCACTCTGCCCCGGAACGACGCA is a window from the Gimesia benthica genome containing:
- the scpB gene encoding SMC-Scp complex subunit ScpB; translation: MSQEEETPADDDRLSSEDDFLAAFSSSGQVDEEIDADYERTLEALEAVERDLELPEEPETDEPAAAAAVKTSSQTATKRETRIPPRAIIEAALFVGGKPLTTKKLCSLLNDEYSTSYVDDLLDDLNRQYNDEARPYEIRMEEGGYRLILRHDFERIRNRVYGFGPKEVKLTQDALEVLALVAYRQPITKDEIIAAGKDKAAGILRQLIRRELISIERNEDKKAEVKYITTSRFLQVFGLGNIEELPYSESLNHK
- a CDS encoding zf-HC2 domain-containing protein, with translation MNTQLTSETESESEWKACAPGDLEQFVTVMKKRRKVSHMITGAEILTACLAVGLVGFFGLNSFSGSAEPPTEQVAKKVGKKCPGGLYCDEALNHAEAFVAHKLDAETTSKMKEHLAHCPGCQKKVDQLRINMHNNATAHIGPLQEESEWDAFVLTLNQ
- a CDS encoding Crp/Fnr family transcriptional regulator; translated protein: MDKNFWFLKNCDLFERLSEDQIAQVERNASVKQFARGNMVYLPTETSDSVYLLLNGRIKLYHITGEGKQALLALIEPGELFGELAILGGGEREEYAEAMLKSTILRIPGVVIQDLMHQHPEVSLGVTKLMGLRRQRVEQRLKSLLFRSNRDRLTHLLLELAEKYGRFTPEGVLINIKLSHQELASIIGSTRETVTVLLGELQDERSIDIQKRHIILRKARYLAHSIDFKLTPAFQSKPDQSGEFVLRGAEA
- a CDS encoding SDR family NAD(P)-dependent oxidoreductase encodes the protein MIDEYSDRWALITGASSGIGLEFAHRLAARGMHLVLTARRQEQLEELAADLLTRHGTKTEVVVLDLSEPEAPRKLYDEINARGVQIELLINNAGFSVVSDIASTDRERVMQMVQLNMGALTDLTYLYLPEMMERGHGGIINIASVAAFQPVAYMSAYAASKSYVLHFTEGLWAEARDKGVTVTALCPGTTQTEFFDVAGVEGWLKKHRYQTVDQVVKTGLKALEKKRQYMVSGWGNYLLSLLVRIATRRTVVVESMKYFRPQPQKEKK
- a CDS encoding NAD(P)H-hydrate epimerase, whose translation is MSPIERLSREEVRSVDQRTIEEFGLPGIALMENAGRGVFELLVSLKAQGPIKICAGKGNNGGDGFVIARHLENAGIPVELYLLTDPEQLTGDAATNYQVASRMGLSIQADPDLQDPERFRAFLDSAEWIVDALLGTGVQGEVREPFATAIRMMNDAPANILAIDLPSGLDCDTGQTLGECIVASQTATMVAEKQGFAEPKSQQYTGTVHVLGIGAPRQIITELLQKQ